In a single window of the uncultured Dysgonomonas sp. genome:
- a CDS encoding FecR family protein — MENNKYIDLLNKYHEGKCSKKELVILFEWINSDEGNTELDTYLTSQIQNEKYLDQITFSTDAEVLLHDIKEEIGIGNPRKLQLRKVKLYAAAAVVAAIVLVGSFSIFWGSENHKHQDVLFAVEKGSKAKVSLRDGSEILLNSESYITYPADKERQFTLTGEAYIHIAKKDKEPFVVHTQHVDILVYGTTFNVNAQPCNQNITVSLIEGSVGIRIQGEENIQYIKPGQTADYNVKTKELNYTTGNLTDIALWRLDELKVENEDIIELCKKLESWYSVKIILKNKPSKTHKYNLSLRQEPIEDVLELISTLAPITYEIKEGKEVVISYIN, encoded by the coding sequence ATGGAAAACAATAAATATATCGACTTATTAAATAAGTACCATGAAGGAAAGTGTTCAAAAAAGGAATTGGTGATTCTTTTTGAATGGATTAATTCCGATGAAGGAAATACAGAATTGGATACATATCTGACTAGTCAGATCCAGAATGAAAAGTATCTGGACCAGATTACTTTTTCTACAGATGCCGAAGTTCTTCTACATGATATTAAAGAAGAAATAGGAATAGGGAATCCGCGTAAACTTCAATTGAGAAAGGTTAAACTATATGCCGCGGCAGCAGTGGTTGCTGCTATTGTATTAGTTGGGAGTTTTTCTATTTTCTGGGGGAGTGAAAACCATAAGCATCAGGATGTTTTATTCGCAGTAGAAAAAGGGAGCAAAGCTAAGGTATCGCTTAGAGATGGCAGTGAAATCTTACTCAATTCGGAAAGCTATATTACTTATCCTGCAGACAAAGAACGGCAATTCACCTTAACAGGGGAAGCGTATATTCATATTGCAAAAAAAGATAAAGAGCCATTTGTGGTTCATACACAGCATGTAGATATCTTAGTTTATGGAACAACATTTAATGTAAATGCTCAGCCATGCAACCAGAATATAACTGTATCATTAATAGAAGGTTCGGTCGGAATACGCATACAAGGCGAAGAAAACATCCAATATATCAAACCCGGACAAACAGCTGACTATAATGTAAAAACAAAAGAACTAAACTATACTACAGGGAACCTGACAGATATTGCTTTGTGGAGATTAGACGAACTAAAAGTGGAAAATGAAGATATCATTGAATTATGTAAGAAACTCGAATCATGGTACAGCGTAAAAATAATACTGAAAAACAAACCATCTAAAACACATAAATATAATCTGTCGCTCAGACAGGAACCTATTGAAGACGTATTGGAATTAATCAGCACATTAGCTCCTATAACGTATGAAATAAAAGAAGGAAAGGAGGTGGTGATCAGCTACATCAATTAA
- a CDS encoding YnfA family protein: MILKSIPIFILAGLCEIGGGYLVWLCLKEGKPWWYGVLGALILAFYGVVATWQTSNFARVYATYGGFFIVMSILWAMKFDNYSPDKYDIIGALIALLGVCIIYYFPRN; this comes from the coding sequence ATGATTCTCAAATCAATTCCAATATTTATTCTTGCCGGGCTATGTGAAATAGGAGGGGGGTATTTAGTCTGGCTATGCCTCAAAGAAGGAAAACCTTGGTGGTACGGAGTTTTGGGTGCTTTGATTCTTGCTTTCTACGGAGTGGTAGCAACATGGCAGACCTCAAATTTTGCGCGGGTATATGCTACTTATGGCGGTTTTTTTATCGTTATGTCTATACTGTGGGCTATGAAATTCGATAATTATTCTCCTGATAAATACGATATTATCGGAGCATTAATAGCTCTGTTGGGAGTCTGTATCATATATTATTTTCCACGTAATTAG
- a CDS encoding succinate CoA transferase: MTLKFMTAEEAASLINNNDNIGFSGFTHAGCPKVVPVALAKRAEDEHAKGNPFKVGMFTGASTGDSIDGALARAHAIKFRTPYQTNKDMRNAINSGEVPYFDLHLSTLAQDLRYGFYGPVDVAIIEASDVTVNGEIVPTCGVGIIPTIARLAKIVIVELNSWHPKELRGMHDLIELPTPPHREHIPVYSVRDRIGKDYVKVDPEKIVVVKTNKPNEGGSFTPVDEITKQIGLNAVSFFIKEMQEGRIPETFLPVQSGVGNIANAVLSALGESKDIPDFEVYTEVIQDAVIGLMEAGRIKFASGGTLTVSNPCIERIYKNLPFFRERIIFRTAEISNNPEIARRLGIIAMNTALEADIFGNINSTHVMGSKLMNGIGGSGDFARSAYLSIFLTPSTAKDGKISAFVPMVSHTDHSEHSVKVIISEYGVADLRGKSPKDRAACIIENCVHPDYRPLLYAYLNSGANGQTPVNLDRAFDFHKSFMSTGDMRNAEMG; encoded by the coding sequence ATGACTTTAAAATTTATGACTGCCGAAGAAGCGGCATCTCTTATTAATAATAACGACAATATTGGATTTAGTGGTTTCACACATGCCGGTTGCCCTAAAGTTGTTCCTGTTGCATTGGCCAAACGCGCTGAAGATGAACATGCAAAAGGTAATCCCTTTAAAGTAGGGATGTTTACAGGGGCGTCTACCGGCGACAGTATCGATGGAGCTTTGGCACGTGCGCATGCCATCAAGTTCCGGACACCTTATCAGACCAATAAGGATATGAGGAATGCTATCAATAGCGGGGAGGTTCCTTACTTCGATTTACATCTGTCCACTTTGGCGCAAGACCTCCGATATGGTTTTTACGGGCCTGTGGATGTAGCAATTATCGAAGCCAGTGATGTAACCGTAAACGGAGAAATAGTGCCTACATGCGGTGTGGGCATTATACCAACAATTGCCCGCTTGGCAAAAATTGTAATTGTAGAACTGAATAGTTGGCATCCTAAAGAACTGCGGGGAATGCATGACCTGATAGAACTCCCTACTCCACCCCATCGCGAACATATTCCTGTTTATTCGGTTCGGGACCGTATTGGTAAAGACTATGTAAAAGTTGATCCGGAGAAGATTGTGGTGGTAAAAACCAATAAACCAAATGAAGGCGGCTCGTTTACTCCTGTAGATGAAATAACAAAGCAGATTGGCCTAAACGCGGTTTCATTCTTTATAAAGGAAATGCAAGAAGGCCGCATACCTGAAACCTTCCTGCCTGTACAGTCGGGAGTCGGCAATATAGCTAATGCCGTACTGTCTGCGTTGGGCGAAAGCAAGGATATACCCGACTTCGAAGTATACACAGAAGTGATACAGGACGCTGTTATAGGACTGATGGAAGCCGGGCGTATTAAATTTGCCAGCGGGGGGACACTCACCGTTAGTAATCCGTGTATAGAACGGATTTACAAGAATTTGCCATTTTTCAGGGAAAGAATTATATTTCGTACAGCAGAGATCTCCAACAATCCCGAAATCGCCCGCCGTTTGGGTATTATTGCCATGAATACAGCTCTGGAGGCTGATATTTTCGGAAATATCAATTCTACACATGTAATGGGCAGCAAGTTGATGAATGGTATAGGAGGTTCTGGCGACTTTGCACGCAGTGCGTACCTGTCTATTTTCCTTACGCCGTCGACAGCCAAAGACGGAAAGATTAGTGCATTTGTACCGATGGTTTCGCATACAGACCATAGTGAGCATTCTGTAAAGGTCATTATTTCAGAATACGGAGTGGCTGATCTGCGTGGAAAATCGCCGAAAGACCGGGCCGCATGTATTATCGAAAACTGTGTACATCCTGATTACCGTCCCTTATTGTATGCTTACCTTAATAGCGGAGCCAATGGGCAAACTCCGGTAAATCTGGACAGAGCTTTTGATTTTCATAAATCATTTATGAGTACGGGAGATATGCGCAATGCAGAAATGGGATAA
- a CDS encoding RNA polymerase sigma factor yields MTVDKDKILLLALQKGDEKAFDLIFHKYHKTIYAFILYNCKSGDDAQDMTQEVFIRLWQNRKNSNIDSLKGYLFTIAKNIFIDWTRQSVNKQIFESVLELKNLSVENEDNTDIEDLFSKIEDAVHNMPEKRLEVYKLRWVDGFSRKEIASKMGITITTVDIHLRKSVQYLKSILSNFIWMYIIF; encoded by the coding sequence TTGACTGTTGATAAAGACAAAATACTATTGCTAGCTCTTCAAAAAGGAGATGAAAAAGCTTTTGACCTTATTTTTCATAAGTATCATAAGACTATATATGCTTTTATATTATATAATTGTAAATCGGGAGATGATGCTCAGGATATGACTCAAGAGGTATTTATCAGGTTGTGGCAAAACCGTAAAAATTCAAATATAGATTCCCTGAAAGGCTATTTGTTTACAATAGCTAAGAATATTTTTATTGACTGGACCCGGCAGTCGGTAAATAAACAAATCTTTGAATCTGTTTTAGAATTGAAAAATCTGAGTGTCGAAAATGAAGACAATACAGATATAGAAGATTTGTTTTCTAAGATAGAAGATGCCGTTCATAATATGCCGGAAAAACGTTTAGAGGTTTATAAATTAAGGTGGGTGGATGGCTTTTCCCGAAAAGAAATTGCATCGAAAATGGGAATAACCATAACAACAGTGGATATCCATCTTCGAAAATCTGTACAATATTTAAAATCAATTCTATCAAATTTCATTTGGATGTATATTATATTTTAA
- a CDS encoding D-isomer specific 2-hydroxyacid dehydrogenase family protein, producing MFNKLVAIEPVSLIPSAEKELHSFAKEVVMHQDIPADDNEIIARIGNADAVLLSYTSQINRYVLERCPDIKYIGMCCSLYSPESANVDIRYANERGITVTGIRDYGDEGVVEYVISELVRCLHGFGQEPWDEMPREITGLKVGIIGLGKSGGMIADALRFFGADIAYFSRKEKQDAKAKGYQFLPLRELLSHSEVVCCCLNKNTVLLHEPEFEQLGNKKILFNTGLSPAWDEVAFTKWLEGDNLCFCDTVGALGGKHLIDHPHIRCMQVSTGRTRQAFDRLSEKVLKNLSEYNR from the coding sequence ATGTTCAATAAACTTGTGGCTATAGAGCCGGTGAGCCTGATCCCGTCCGCTGAGAAGGAGTTGCATTCTTTTGCAAAGGAAGTTGTTATGCATCAGGATATACCTGCAGATGATAATGAAATCATTGCGCGTATAGGTAATGCGGATGCCGTACTTCTGAGTTATACCTCACAGATTAACCGATATGTATTAGAAAGATGTCCCGATATTAAATATATAGGAATGTGCTGTTCCCTGTATTCTCCCGAAAGTGCCAACGTAGACATCCGTTATGCTAACGAACGGGGTATTACGGTAACAGGTATCCGGGATTATGGCGACGAAGGGGTGGTAGAATATGTAATCAGTGAGCTTGTACGCTGCCTTCACGGATTTGGTCAGGAGCCATGGGATGAAATGCCCCGCGAAATTACCGGGCTAAAGGTGGGAATTATAGGACTGGGAAAATCGGGTGGTATGATAGCCGATGCATTGAGATTCTTTGGCGCTGACATAGCTTATTTCTCCCGCAAGGAAAAACAAGACGCAAAAGCCAAAGGTTATCAATTCCTGCCTTTGCGGGAACTCCTTTCGCATAGTGAAGTTGTTTGCTGCTGTCTCAATAAAAATACGGTTTTATTACACGAACCAGAATTTGAACAACTAGGAAACAAGAAGATACTTTTCAATACAGGTTTATCTCCGGCTTGGGACGAGGTTGCGTTTACCAAATGGCTGGAAGGTGACAACCTCTGCTTTTGTGATACAGTAGGAGCATTGGGAGGAAAACACTTGATTGACCATCCACATATCCGTTGTATGCAAGTTTCCACCGGCCGCACACGTCAGGCTTTTGATCGCCTGAGTGAAAAAGTATTGAAAAATTTATCAGAATACAATAGGTGA
- a CDS encoding transcriptional repressor: MNSSYINLLEERSIKPTALRILILKTMLEFSKAFSLSDLEIELDTVDKSTISRTIHLFHEHQLIHSFDDGSGSIKYSVCNRDCHCNMDDLHAHFYCIYCKDAFCLENISIPRFALSPIMQVESVNLVIKGYCGRCNKVDI; this comes from the coding sequence ATGAACAGCTCTTATATAAACTTGCTGGAAGAGCGCAGTATAAAACCGACAGCTCTACGGATATTAATACTTAAAACGATGCTCGAGTTTAGCAAAGCATTCAGTTTATCCGATTTGGAAATAGAACTCGATACGGTTGATAAATCGACTATTTCTCGTACAATCCATTTATTTCACGAACATCAGCTTATCCACAGTTTCGACGATGGGTCGGGTTCCATAAAATATTCGGTGTGCAACAGGGATTGCCATTGCAATATGGATGATCTTCACGCTCATTTTTATTGCATTTACTGCAAGGATGCATTCTGTCTGGAAAATATTTCTATCCCCAGATTTGCACTGTCGCCTATAATGCAAGTAGAAAGTGTTAATCTTGTAATCAAGGGGTATTGCGGACGATGTAATAAGGTCGATATTTAG
- a CDS encoding aspartate dehydrogenase domain-containing protein, with amino-acid sequence MKKLAIVGCGYLAEIVADALINGLLPEYDLTGVYSRTASKAGRIAKKMQQHGKSCSACATLEDLLALKPDYLVEAASPAAMKELALPTLKNGTSVITLSIGAFADTAFYKEVMETAKANGTRIYIASGATGGFDVLRTATLMGNASARFFNEKGVNALRRSPVYDPSLETEQRIVFSGTAREAIDVFPTGLNVSVAASLASVGAEKMHVTMQSTPGFRGDTQRVEIKNDQVHAVVDVYSATSEIAGWSVVSTLINIVSPIVF; translated from the coding sequence ATGAAAAAATTAGCGATTGTGGGATGTGGGTATCTTGCCGAAATTGTAGCGGATGCACTTATAAATGGCTTATTGCCTGAATATGATTTAACTGGAGTTTATTCGCGTACTGCGTCAAAAGCCGGACGAATTGCAAAAAAAATGCAGCAACATGGTAAATCATGCTCTGCATGTGCGACACTGGAAGACTTATTGGCTCTGAAACCCGACTATCTGGTGGAAGCAGCATCCCCTGCTGCCATGAAAGAACTGGCCCTGCCTACATTAAAAAACGGCACATCTGTTATCACTTTGTCTATAGGAGCTTTTGCCGATACCGCTTTTTATAAGGAGGTGATGGAAACAGCAAAAGCAAATGGCACACGTATATACATTGCTTCTGGGGCTACAGGAGGTTTCGATGTTTTGAGAACCGCCACCCTGATGGGGAATGCATCTGCCCGTTTCTTCAATGAGAAAGGCGTTAATGCACTGAGGAGGTCGCCTGTTTATGATCCATCTTTGGAAACCGAACAGCGTATTGTCTTTTCGGGAACTGCAAGGGAAGCTATCGACGTATTTCCAACGGGGCTAAATGTATCAGTTGCAGCTTCACTGGCTTCTGTAGGTGCTGAAAAAATGCATGTGACTATGCAGTCTACTCCGGGATTTAGAGGTGACACCCAACGGGTTGAAATTAAAAATGATCAGGTACATGCCGTAGTAGATGTATACAGTGCTACATCCGAAATTGCAGGTTGGTCGGTAGTGAGTACTCTGATCAATATCGTTTCACCTATTGTATTCTGA
- a CDS encoding AAA family ATPase, whose amino-acid sequence MIASIDTSNKEFKNALDLIERSNQSVFLTGRAGTGKSTFLKHLCQTTRKKFVVLAPTGIAAINAEGSTLHSFFKLPFRPMAPDDADLSLVGGRIFEFFKYRKEHRKIIQEVELIIIDEISMVRADTIDCIDRILRVYSNNMRTPFGGKQLVFVGDVFQLEPVVTPDTREIINKFYKNAFFFSANVFREINLVPIEFTKIYRQTDEKFISILNNIRNGKSNNSDLALLNNRVNSGFNPREEDMYITLATKRDNVDYINEKKMSELDTFEFVSYGIKEGDFPESSLPTAQELVLKEHAQVMFIRNDMQWPRRWVNGTIGIISGIDEEGHVYVLKEDGFEVKVELETWRNYRYRYNEQEKRIEEEIIGTYTQLPLKAAWAITIHKSQGLTFNNVIVDFSGGVFAGGQAYVALSRCTSLDGLVLKKNINKVDIFVRPEIVEFSKQFNNEQLINKALKESDANYLYKEAIAQFDEGNFDNFLDHFFKAIHARYDIEKPLQQRYIRKKLNTINHLKTKNAELKDRLYEQTKVLKKLAKEYYQMGNECIVSYKDYRAALANFNKALDLDPTYLDAWIRKGVTFYDQEDYYESMKCFNKAIELSPLSFKALYNRGKNKLKVDEPELAITDLMKASGQKPRHAACHEYLAEAYAAIGNTELSDKHYQIARELKNSKGKDL is encoded by the coding sequence ATGATTGCGTCAATAGATACTTCCAATAAAGAGTTTAAGAATGCTCTCGACCTGATTGAACGGAGCAACCAGTCTGTTTTTCTCACAGGAAGAGCAGGTACAGGTAAATCGACTTTTCTGAAACATCTCTGCCAGACGACACGTAAAAAATTCGTTGTTTTGGCACCTACCGGAATAGCGGCGATAAATGCAGAGGGATCGACATTGCATTCATTTTTCAAATTACCATTCAGGCCTATGGCCCCCGATGACGCAGATTTGAGTCTTGTCGGTGGCCGCATTTTTGAGTTTTTCAAGTATAGGAAAGAACACCGTAAGATCATACAGGAAGTGGAACTTATAATCATTGACGAAATATCGATGGTAAGAGCCGATACAATAGACTGTATTGACAGGATTCTCCGGGTCTACTCAAATAATATGCGTACTCCTTTCGGGGGTAAACAACTTGTTTTTGTCGGCGATGTATTCCAACTCGAACCTGTGGTTACTCCCGATACAAGAGAGATAATCAACAAATTCTACAAGAATGCTTTTTTCTTTTCAGCGAACGTTTTTCGTGAAATAAACCTTGTTCCGATAGAATTTACAAAAATCTATCGTCAGACAGATGAAAAGTTTATTTCTATACTGAATAATATAAGGAACGGAAAATCGAACAATAGCGATTTGGCTCTACTCAATAACCGGGTAAATTCCGGTTTTAACCCAAGAGAGGAAGATATGTATATTACGCTGGCTACCAAACGTGATAATGTTGACTATATTAACGAGAAGAAGATGTCGGAACTCGATACCTTTGAGTTTGTCAGTTATGGTATCAAAGAAGGCGATTTTCCGGAATCATCTCTTCCCACTGCACAGGAACTAGTACTTAAAGAACATGCACAGGTCATGTTTATCCGTAACGATATGCAATGGCCCCGCCGCTGGGTTAACGGCACTATCGGCATTATATCGGGAATAGATGAAGAAGGGCATGTATATGTTCTCAAAGAGGATGGATTTGAGGTGAAAGTAGAACTGGAAACATGGCGGAATTACAGGTACAGATATAATGAGCAGGAAAAGAGGATCGAAGAAGAAATTATCGGTACTTATACCCAACTGCCATTGAAAGCTGCGTGGGCAATTACAATCCATAAGAGCCAGGGGCTTACCTTCAATAATGTGATTGTTGATTTTAGCGGAGGAGTATTTGCCGGAGGACAAGCTTATGTAGCCCTGAGCAGATGTACCTCGCTGGACGGGCTTGTTCTTAAAAAGAATATCAATAAAGTAGATATATTTGTGCGGCCCGAAATAGTGGAATTCAGTAAACAATTCAATAATGAGCAATTAATTAATAAAGCACTGAAAGAATCGGACGCTAATTATCTGTACAAAGAAGCGATAGCACAATTCGATGAAGGGAATTTCGATAATTTCCTTGACCATTTCTTCAAAGCTATCCATGCCCGCTATGATATAGAAAAGCCATTGCAACAAAGATATATACGAAAGAAGCTGAATACCATAAACCACCTTAAAACAAAGAATGCCGAATTAAAGGACAGGCTATACGAACAGACCAAAGTACTAAAAAAGTTAGCGAAGGAATATTATCAGATGGGTAATGAATGCATCGTTTCATACAAGGATTATCGTGCAGCTCTGGCCAACTTCAACAAGGCACTGGATTTAGACCCTACCTATCTCGATGCATGGATAAGGAAAGGTGTAACCTTCTATGATCAGGAGGATTATTACGAGTCTATGAAGTGCTTCAACAAGGCTATAGAATTAAGTCCGCTATCATTCAAAGCTCTCTACAACAGAGGAAAAAACAAGCTTAAAGTGGATGAGCCGGAACTGGCTATAACCGACCTGATGAAAGCCTCGGGGCAGAAGCCACGTCATGCCGCCTGCCATGAATATCTTGCTGAAGCTTATGCAGCTATTGGCAATACCGAATTATCGGATAAGCATTATCAGATCGCCAGAGAATTGAAGAATTCCAAGGGTAAGGACTTATAA
- a CDS encoding SusC/RagA family TonB-linked outer membrane protein → MCFIFLLSGLTLEAQNNILESSKGTKKISLTLKNTSLKNFFTEIEKQSDLRFFYDAVDVNENLPISANYKNTSINEILKETLSPIKLNYRIAGDQIIITPHSPQNKPSDKEVDLISISGIISDEKDEPIIGATVTVEGEPAGTITDVNGHYELQARKGAVLKVSSIGFESRTVRVGNQPVINIRLKEDSKLLEEVVVVGYGIQRKRDVTGSIVRVDPKRMETMPNVNPVQALRGTVAGVQIIDDGRPGSSGTISIRGTSSITASNQPLIVLDGIPYMEGNLADINSNDIESIDILKDASSAAVYGARGTNGVILITTKRGSTSKPRLNYNGYYGFSKYASLPKLLGPEKYMQKLKDVEEYLGGQLTILNPLE, encoded by the coding sequence ATGTGCTTTATATTTTTGTTATCAGGACTAACACTAGAAGCGCAAAACAATATACTGGAATCTTCGAAAGGCACTAAAAAAATCAGTCTGACGTTAAAAAACACTTCATTAAAGAATTTCTTCACTGAAATAGAAAAGCAATCAGACTTACGTTTTTTTTATGATGCCGTAGATGTTAATGAGAATCTTCCAATCTCAGCTAATTATAAAAATACAAGCATAAATGAAATTCTAAAAGAAACTTTATCCCCAATAAAGTTAAATTACAGAATAGCGGGAGATCAAATCATTATAACACCTCATAGTCCCCAAAACAAACCTTCAGACAAAGAAGTAGATCTGATATCAATAAGCGGTATTATTTCCGATGAAAAAGACGAACCGATCATCGGAGCAACTGTAACAGTAGAAGGCGAACCGGCAGGAACTATTACCGACGTCAACGGGCATTATGAACTCCAAGCCCGTAAAGGCGCAGTACTGAAGGTATCGAGCATCGGATTTGAATCCAGAACAGTAAGAGTAGGAAATCAGCCTGTTATAAACATTAGGCTGAAAGAAGATTCTAAGCTGTTGGAGGAGGTCGTAGTTGTTGGTTATGGCATTCAGAGGAAACGTGATGTAACGGGTTCGATAGTAAGAGTTGATCCCAAAAGAATGGAAACAATGCCGAATGTGAATCCCGTGCAGGCTCTGCGGGGTACAGTAGCCGGGGTACAGATTATTGATGATGGGCGTCCCGGATCTAGTGGAACAATAAGCATCAGGGGTACATCTTCTATCACAGCCAGTAATCAACCACTGATAGTCCTGGACGGAATACCATATATGGAAGGAAACCTTGCCGACATAAACTCGAATGATATAGAATCTATCGATATATTGAAAGATGCAAGTTCCGCTGCAGTTTATGGAGCAAGAGGGACAAATGGGGTAATTCTGATTACAACAAAAAGAGGATCAACCAGCAAACCACGCCTAAATTACAATGGATATTATGGCTTTTCTAAATATGCAAGCCTTCCAAAGTTGTTAGGCCCCGAAAAGTATATGCAAAAATTGAAAGATGTTGAAGAATATCTGGGCGGACAATTAACAATCTTAAATCCATTGGAATAA
- a CDS encoding heavy metal translocating P-type ATPase: protein MDENKEYKCTCCDSCSEELPGNNTQNRKIYIPVGLSLAALLAGIIMDNLISRYFNSHYRLIWYILAYIPVAYPVFREAVQTIRQKDIFTEFSLMIVATLGAFFIGEYPEGVAVMLFYSVGELFQASAVDKARKNIKSLLDIRPDTATVERNRNYITIAPEDVKTGETILVKAGEKVPLDGIMISVSGSFNTSALTGESKPKTIREGEPVLAGMLNIDKVIYIRVTKKYEDSSLSRILEMVQDATSRKARTELLIRRFAKIYTPLVFFFALLVTVIPYFFVTDYIFQDWLYRALVFLVISCPCALVISIPLGYFGGIGAASKAGILFKGANYLDLLTKVNTIVMDKTGTLTKGVFNVQDIVSSVAVEKDELIEYAVALEKKSNHPIAKAIVAYGKDTIKDYPATDIEEIPGHGLKGDINGHEVLAGNANMMEKYHISYDKSIDLIPETTVIIAIDNTYAGYITIADEVKEDAADAVRNMYMNGINQVVMLSGDKSSITESVASRLGIGKAYGNLLPEDKVKHIEQLKSDNENVVAFVGDGINDAPSLAMSDVGIAMGGMGSDAAIEVADVVIQTDQPSKIVTAIKIAGATKKIVYQNITLAFSVKLIVLILGGFGVANMWEAVFADVGVSLLAILNAVRILKMKF from the coding sequence ATGGACGAAAATAAAGAATATAAATGTACCTGTTGCGATTCTTGTTCCGAAGAATTGCCGGGTAACAATACACAAAACCGGAAGATATATATTCCCGTAGGTTTAAGCCTTGCTGCACTTCTGGCAGGGATAATTATGGACAATCTTATCAGCCGGTATTTTAATTCTCATTACAGGCTTATTTGGTATATACTGGCATATATCCCGGTTGCTTATCCTGTTTTCAGAGAGGCTGTGCAGACAATCCGGCAAAAAGATATTTTCACGGAATTCTCCCTGATGATTGTGGCTACATTAGGCGCTTTTTTTATTGGCGAATATCCCGAAGGTGTTGCTGTTATGCTTTTCTACTCTGTCGGTGAGCTATTCCAGGCCTCGGCAGTAGATAAAGCAAGGAAGAATATAAAATCCCTTCTCGATATCCGTCCCGATACGGCAACCGTAGAACGAAACCGCAATTATATAACTATTGCTCCCGAAGATGTAAAAACAGGAGAGACAATACTAGTCAAAGCTGGAGAAAAAGTTCCGCTGGACGGGATAATGATTTCTGTATCGGGCAGTTTTAATACATCTGCCCTGACAGGTGAAAGTAAGCCTAAAACAATACGGGAAGGTGAACCGGTCTTGGCAGGCATGCTCAATATCGATAAAGTGATTTATATAAGAGTAACGAAAAAATACGAGGACAGTTCCTTATCCCGCATATTGGAGATGGTACAGGACGCGACTTCCAGAAAAGCCCGAACCGAACTTCTTATCCGCAGATTTGCCAAGATATACACTCCTTTGGTATTCTTCTTTGCGTTACTGGTTACTGTAATACCCTACTTCTTTGTAACGGATTATATATTTCAGGATTGGCTCTACCGGGCCTTGGTCTTTCTGGTTATTTCGTGCCCATGTGCATTGGTCATATCCATACCGTTAGGATATTTCGGAGGTATCGGTGCTGCATCCAAAGCCGGTATACTATTCAAAGGGGCAAATTACCTGGACTTGTTGACAAAAGTGAATACCATAGTCATGGACAAAACAGGTACTTTAACCAAAGGGGTATTTAATGTACAGGATATAGTTTCATCCGTAGCTGTGGAGAAAGACGAATTAATTGAATATGCAGTAGCATTAGAGAAAAAATCTAATCACCCCATTGCAAAAGCAATTGTTGCTTACGGAAAAGACACGATTAAAGACTATCCGGCAACCGATATAGAAGAGATTCCGGGACATGGATTGAAAGGTGACATAAATGGACATGAAGTTCTGGCAGGTAATGCCAATATGATGGAAAAGTATCATATAAGTTATGATAAGTCGATTGATTTAATACCTGAAACAACTGTTATTATTGCAATAGATAATACATATGCAGGCTATATCACGATTGCAGATGAAGTGAAGGAGGATGCTGCCGATGCTGTAAGAAACATGTATATGAATGGAATTAATCAGGTAGTAATGCTAAGCGGCGATAAGTCGTCCATTACAGAGAGTGTTGCTTCCCGTTTAGGAATTGGTAAGGCTTATGGTAATTTACTGCCTGAGGATAAAGTTAAACATATTGAACAATTGAAGTCTGATAATGAAAATGTGGTGGCTTTTGTCGGTGATGGCATAAATGATGCGCCATCTCTTGCTATGAGCGATGTAGGTATTGCAATGGGCGGAATGGGTAGTGATGCAGCTATTGAAGTCGCAGATGTTGTTATACAAACCGACCAGCCTTCTAAAATTGTTACTGCCATAAAAATAGCCGGGGCAACCAAGAAGATAGTTTATCAGAATATCACTTTGGCATTTTCCGTCAAATTGATCGTTCTAATTTTAGGAGGCTTTGGCGTAGCGAATATGTGGGAAGCGGTTTTTGCCGATGTGGGTGTTTCTTTGTTAGCTATCTTAAATGCAGTGAGGATATTGAAAATGAAATTCTGA